From a single Flavobacteriales bacterium genomic region:
- a CDS encoding methyltransferase domain-containing protein, producing MKANDSGSNINYHCALFEDFDHGTVGRTYDFLSCNYIMEHVYDTSSILANIKSMMHDKSLLFITVPNSLALSRRLALEMGLVSSLSALTENDHKHGHRRTYTADSLRSEVKEAGFKVVKEQGIVMKHPCRFSA from the coding sequence TTGAAAGCCAATGACAGCGGCAGCAATATCAACTACCATTGTGCCTTGTTCGAGGATTTCGATCATGGAACGGTTGGGCGTACCTACGATTTTCTTTCATGCAATTATATCATGGAGCATGTTTACGATACATCCTCGATCCTGGCCAATATTAAGAGCATGATGCATGACAAGAGCTTACTGTTCATTACGGTCCCGAACTCCTTGGCATTGTCGCGTAGGTTGGCATTGGAAATGGGTCTGGTCTCATCATTGTCCGCATTGACGGAGAATGACCACAAACACGGTCACAGAAGGACTTACACAGCAGATTCGTTAAGGAGTGAGGTAAAGGAGGCAGGGTTCAAGGTCGTTAAAGAGCAAGGCATAGTAATGAAGCATCCTTGCCGATTTTCAGCTTAA